Sequence from the Actinomyces slackii genome:
CGACCTGGGCCAGACGACGCCGGTCGGCGCGCACCAGCACCGCCGGCAGGACGCCGATGCGGGCCAGGCCCCGGTGGTCGGCCTGGCGCACCAGGTCGGCCAGGACCTGGCTGCTCATCTCCTCGGGTGTCACGCCCAGGGCGGCGATCTGGCTGTCGTGGGCGTGGAAGAGGTCGCCGATGAGCGCATCGACCTGGCGGCCCTTGGCCTGGATGACGGCCAGGCGCTCAGCGTCGGCCGGGGAGCGCGCCGAGAGCTCCAGGAGCTCGGCGGTGGCGCAGATCGTGGCCACGGGGGTGCGCAGGTCGTGGCCGATCTCGGCGATGAGGGCCTCCTTGGAGGCCCGCTCCTCGGCCTCCCGGCGCCGGGCGGCCGCCAACTCGGTGCGCAGCAGGTCGAAGCTCTGGCTCCAGGCCCCGAAGGCCTGGCCGCGCTCGACCTCCAGCGGTGCCGACAGGTCGCCGTCGGCCACTCGGGCGGCGAATCGCTCCAGGCGGGTGAAGGGCGCCAGCACGCGGGCGTGCAGCCAGGCCAGCAACGCGGCCATCAGTGCCACGGCGACGACGAGGGTCCCCGCCCCCGCCCAGGCGACCTGGCGCTGGTGGGCCTCCAGCGCGCCAGGTGGTCGTCGTCGACGAATACCCAGGCCACGACCCGGTCCTCGACCACCACCGGTGCGGCCAGGGGCCGGTGCTGCGCGCTCCATCCCAGGACCGTCAGGTTGTCGGCGGTGGTGGGAGGCGCCCCGGAGCCGCTCGGGGAGGGGGCAGGGGATGCCCCGGGGTCCTGGACGGGGCCGGTCGGCTGCTCACTGGAGCCAGCGAGCCGCAGCGGGCGGCCCTGGGCGTCCACCACGAGGAGGCCGTCGGTATCCGCCAGGCCGGCGCTGCCGGGGTGGGGCCAGACCGCGGCCAGGCGATGGGCGACGTCGTTGGCGCGGGCGGGGTCGGCGGCTGGGAGATCCCGTGAGGCCAGGGCGCCCAGGACCGCCAGGCCCACGGCGAGGGTCAGGGCGAGCAGCACGACTGCGGCGCCGAGCGCGCGCATCAGGGCGCCTCGAAGAGGTAGCCGCGCCCCCAGACCGTGCGGATGTAGGTCGGGGAGTCGGGGTCGGGCTCGACCCGGGTGCGCAGGCGCCGCATGTGGGCGCTCAGCGTGCCCTCGCTGGTGTACTCGTCTCCCCATACGGCGCGGATGATCTCCTCCTTGGTGCGCACGGCGCCGCGATGGGCCACGAGGTGGCGCAGGATCCTGTCCTCCAGGGCGGTCAGGTGCACCTCATCGCCGTCCAGGTAGGTGCGGCCGGTGGAGGCCTCCACGCGCAGGCGACCATCGTCGAAACCCGGCGTGGGAGGCGGCCCGGCCGGGTCGGCTGGATCGGCTGGATCGTCTGCTTGGTCGACGGCGGGCGCAGTGCCGCCGGCGGCGGTGCGCTCCAGGGCGCGGCGCACCTTGGCCA
This genomic interval carries:
- a CDS encoding response regulator transcription factor; the protein is MSADTEVLLVEDEADLAAAVRDYLEAFGLSVHHCPDAESALAAASWRAPGVVLLDVGLPGMSGYELCRRLRAISQVPIIFVSARASDVDQVQGLSLGGDDYVTKPFSLAVLLAKVRRALERTAAGGTAPAVDQADDPADPADPAGPPPTPGFDDGRLRVEASTGRTYLDGDEVHLTALEDRILRHLVAHRGAVRTKEEIIRAVWGDEYTSEGTLSAHMRRLRTRVEPDPDSPTYIRTVWGRGYLFEAP
- a CDS encoding HAMP domain-containing sensor histidine kinase, coding for MAALLAWLHARVLAPFTRLERFAARVADGDLSAPLEVERGQAFGAWSQSFDLLRTELAAARRREAEERASKEALIAEIGHDLRTPVATICATAELLELSARSPADAERLAVIQAKGRQVDALIGDLFHAHDSQIAALGVTPEEMSSQVLADLVRQADHRGLARIGVLPAVLVRADRRRLAQVVDNIVQNSYKYADTPIEVTGRLDGESLELSLTDSGPGVQASEIGLILARGQRGDNAAGTPGHGLGLFICAQLMERMGGHIRASLPQAGGLRVTLTVPLA